CGCGGGGCCGCCCCGCGGCGCCACCGACACTCTTGGCCTTCGCAGCCGCCGCGCCGGGCCGACCGCGCCCCATCTTCACCCGCCCGCGCTTGGCCACGGCCTTCGCGGCCCCGGCCGCCTGTTCAGTTGCCGGGGGCTCGAGTGTGCCGCGCTGCCGCAGCACCGTCTGGCAACGGGCGATGGTGCGCCGCAGCTGCTTCACCTGCG
This Planctomycetota bacterium DNA region includes the following protein-coding sequences:
- the rpmC gene encoding 50S ribosomal protein L29 gives rise to the protein MNKASEIREMPDEQIRLTWKDAAETLFRLRLQAQTEKLKSPAQVKQLRRTIARCQTVLRQRGTLEPPATEQAAGAAKAVAKRGRVKMGRGRPGAAAAKAKSVGGAAGRPRVQQRTQMQKRGPGG